A region from the Cyprinus carpio isolate SPL01 chromosome A8, ASM1834038v1, whole genome shotgun sequence genome encodes:
- the LOC109069758 gene encoding putative helicase mov-10-B.2: MNRRNRNNYLSIAAVRAIGLDFIEMLEETNRRSITDRNTLRDIYNEEFRDRDGLVKDPNFSRVIFALRKDNKARLFRSGRHVYFNTNVRVRLHDQWFRNCRRRQNQASPAPAFSATSGQDASVPGPEGGVRGRRRLAKDILQRLNSTERSFFITDKYGVRVSSGLRMEDGKIQICVDRAEVYELKMFVENTGQEAVYFTYYTALCWLQYFTLEDSRRVTRNNPLRLEPREKYEVTVRFKSSHVGVYSATLAFEFKQNTQPTTLPFHIVRFIEVEYRTKLAALLGPTEPFKPLRLNIFEPENCKVDEGVPPEGYVQNFLENVLPLGQYTPPPHIPELAKLLKDGCSSRILRGKFQELQSLLQSPLGFHNYAERFDLLLYLEECQMHVDIKRYNRDQVTLFKDSDKRLMVLNLPGVSENRPSVLRGDHLLLTKCEEVQLSTVTKYKGFVHKVELDRVKLGFSRRYDFLDHVYVEKMKFRVEFTVNRLPLRLQHRAVHMAVQHELRDVLFPVGSRDVTPASPPALRLFNQHLERNPEQYSAVCHIVAGTSKPAPYLVFGPPGTGKTVTIVEAIKQVEKNMPDAYILACAPSNSAADQLCEKLITSQHVDSRKIYRLYASSRDPKYIPEVLKNNSNLEGEMLVFPCKEDLMCYKILVSTLVTTGRLVSGGFPVDHFSHIFVDEAGHAIESETIISVAGLLNAENGQLVLAGDPRQLGPTLRSPLAINHGLDISLLERLMTQNDLYKKDNMEFDKRYVTKLLLNYRSHPSILKVPNELFYDGELVACANEISSNQYCTWEHLPKRGFPVIFHGVPGKDERESNSPSFFNIYEIEIIIGYLKKLLLTQAKKGISRISPRDIGIIAPYRKQVEKIKWAIGTDEDLQNYMCIKDLKVGSVEEFQGQERKVILVSAVRSSKEHIIFDEPFNIGFLKNEKRFNVAVTRAKALFIMVGNPTILRTDETWGRFIDFCFEQGGYTGLPFISAEGIEEVEKCLLALNIQDERVETEESAVQQYVHPEWRHDY; this comes from the exons ATGAACAGAAGAAACAGGAATAATTATCTCTCAATAGCCGCTGTGCGCGCAATTGGACTGGACTTCATCGAGATGCTGGAGGAAACCAACAGGAGATCCATTACTGACCGAAACACACTCAGAGACATCTACAATGAAGAGTTTCGAGATAG GGACGGTCTTGTCAAAGATCCAAACTTCTCTAGAGTCATCTTTGCACTGAGAAAAGACAACAAAGCCCGTCTTTTCAGATCAGGAAGGCATGTTTACTTTAACACCAAT GTCCGAGTGAGGCTGCACGACCAGTGGTTTAGAAACTGTCGAAGACGGCAAAACCAAGCTAGCCCCGCTCCGGCTTTTTCAGCGACTAGTGGCCAGGATGCCTCTGTTCCAGGGCCAGAGGGTGGAGTCAGAGGAAGGAGAAGATTGGCGAAAGACATCCTACAGCGACTGAACAGTACAGAGAG GTCCTTTTTTATAACTGATAAGTATGGGGTGCGGGTGTCCTCAGGGCTGCGTATGGAAGATGGAAAGATACAGATCTGTGTGGATCGGGCAGAAGTTTATGAGCTAAAGATGTTTGTGGAGAACACTGGTCAGGAGGCTGTGTATTTCACATACTACACTGCTCTTTGCTGGCTACAGTATTTCACTCTGGAAGACAGCAGAAGAGTCACACGCAACAATCCACTCCGTCTGGAGCCAC gTGAGAAGTATGAGGTGACTGTGAGATTCAAATCTAGTCATGTTGGAGTTTATTCTGCTACTCTAGCATTTGAGTTTAAGCAGAACACCCAGCCCACCACCCTTCCCTTCCACATTGTCCGCTTCATAGAAGTGGAGTACAGGACTAAGCTTGCAGCCTTACTGGGTCCTACAGAACCATTCAAACCTCTGAGACTCAACATCTTTGAACCCGAAAACTGTAAAGTGGACGAGGGTGTTCCACCTGAGGG TTATGTTCAGAACTTTCTTGAAAATGTTCTGCCACTGGGGCAATACACTCCTCCTCCTCACATCCCTGAACTAGCCAAGCTCCTGAAAGATGGCTGTTCTTCCCGGATCCTCAGAGGAAAGTTTCAGGAACTCCA GTCATTACTGCAGAGTCCGCTAGGCTTCCATAACTATGCAGAACGTTTTGATTTACTCCTGTATCTGGAGGAGTGTCAGATGCATGTGGATATCAAGAGATACAACAGAGATCAAGTCACCTTATTCAAAGACTCTGACAAAAGACTAATGGTCTTAAAC CTCCCTGGTGTATCAGAGAACAGACCATCAGTCCTGAGGGGAGATCACCTGCTTCTCACAAAGTGTGAGGAGGTCCAACTCTCAACTGTGACCAAATACAAGGGCTTCGTCCACAAAGTGGAACTGGATCGTGTCAAACTGGGCTTCTCTAGAAGGTATGAC ttCCTTGACCATGTATATGTAGAAAAGATGAAATTCCGTGTGGAGTTTACAGTGAATCGTCTCCCATTAAGACTGCAACACAGAGCAGTACACATGGCGGTCCAGCACGAGCTCAGAGATGTGCTGTTCCCTGTGGGCTCACGGGACGTGACCCCTGCGTCTCCACCTGCACTGAG GCTCTTTAATCAACATCTTGAGAGGAACCCTGAACAGTACAGTGCAGTATGTCACATTGTGGCCGGTACGTCCAAGCCAGCACCGTACTTGGTGTTTGGACCTCCTGGCACTGGTAAAACTGTCACGATAGTGGAGGCCATCAAACAG GTGGAGAAGAATATGCCTGATGCCTATATCCTAGCTTGCGCTCCATCTAACAGTGCAGCTGATCAACTGTGTGAAAAGTTGATCACCAGTCAACATGTTGATTCACGGAAAATATACAGACTTTATGCTAGTTCACGGGATCCAAAATATATCCCAGAAGTTCTAAAG aacaACAGTAATCTGGAGGGAGAGATGCTTGTTTTCCCATGTAAAGAGGATCTGATGTGCTACAAGATCCTGGTCAGCACTCTGGTCACCACTGGCAG GCTGGTCTCTGGAGGCTTTCCTGTGGATCATTTTTCTCACATCTTTGTGGATGAGGCAGGACATGCTATTGAGTCAGAGACCATCATCAGTGTGGCAG GTCTGCTGAATGCAGAGAATGGACAGCTTGTTTTAGCTGGAGATCCTAGACAGCTTGGGCCAACCTTGAGATCTCCTCTTGCCATTAATCATGGGCTTG ATATCTCTTTGCTGGAGAGGCTGATGACACAGAATGATCTTTATAAGAAAGATAACATGGAGTTTGACAAACGCTACGTTACCAAACTTCTTCTGAACTACAG gtcTCATCCATCAATTCTGAAAGTTCCTAATGAGTTGTTCTATGATGGGGAGTTGGTGGCATGTGCAAATGAGATCAGCTCCAACCAGTACTGCACCTGGGAGCACCTTCCCAAAAGA ggATTTCCTGTGATTTTTCATGGAGTGCCTGGGAAGGATGAGAGAGAGTCGAACAGTCCCTCCTTTTTTAACATCTATGAAATCGAAATCATTATAGGCTACCTGAAGAAGCTGCTCCTGACCCAGGCCAAGAAGGGAATCTCTAGAATCTCCCCCAGAGATATTGGCATCATTGCCCCCTACCGGAAACAG GTTGAGAAGATCAAATGGGCCATAGGAACAGATGAAGACCTCCAAAACTACATGTGCATCAAAGACCTGAAA GTTGGTTCTGTGGAGGAGTTTCAAGGCCAGGAGAGGAAAGTGATCCTGGTGTCGGCTGTTCGTAGCAGCAAGGAGCATATCATTTTTGATGAACCTTTCAATATTGGGTTTCTCAAGAATGAGAAG AGATTCAATGTGGCAGTGACAAGAGCAAAAGCCTTGTTCATCATGGTGGGAAACCCCACCATTCTGCGGACCGATGAAACCTGGGGCCg GTTTATTGACTTCTGCTTTGAGCAGGGCGGTTACACCGGACTTCCCTTTATCAGTGCAGAGGGAATAGAGGAGGTTGAAAAGTGTCTGCTTGCTCTTAACATCCAGGATGAGAGAG TGGAAACTGAGGAGAGTGCAGTCCAACAATATGTGCATCCCGAGTGGAGACACGATTACTAA